From the genome of Gilliamella sp. wkB7, one region includes:
- a CDS encoding class II aldolase/adducin family protein: MLEIQKQYVVDMAQKSSEWGLCKHKAGNSSVRDKQTGYVLVTPTTIDKKLLTIRDIVVMDLDANVIEADSGLRPTSECLMHLEIYKAREDVFAISHTHSIFATSFAVLARPIPAVVYECAILNLKDGVIPVAPYGRPGTTELSHSVIEPIKRADAILMEKHGAIAVDKDPYEAVLKAAYIEEMAEIYYHALLINDGKDPGGFPPEELQSWAYPAQIKFKH, encoded by the coding sequence ATGTTAGAGATTCAAAAGCAGTATGTTGTCGATATGGCACAAAAATCCAGCGAATGGGGATTATGTAAACATAAAGCGGGTAACTCAAGTGTTAGAGATAAACAAACGGGCTATGTGCTTGTAACACCAACTACAATTGATAAAAAATTATTAACAATTCGGGATATTGTGGTCATGGATCTTGACGCTAATGTTATTGAAGCTGATTCAGGATTAAGACCTACCAGTGAATGTTTAATGCATCTTGAAATTTATAAGGCGCGTGAGGATGTTTTTGCTATTTCACATACGCACTCTATTTTTGCTACTTCATTTGCCGTACTCGCAAGACCTATACCTGCCGTAGTTTATGAATGCGCCATCCTTAATTTGAAAGATGGTGTTATTCCTGTTGCGCCTTATGGCAGACCAGGAACAACAGAACTTTCACATAGTGTTATTGAACCAATTAAGCGTGCTGATGCGATTTTAATGGAAAAACACGGCGCTATAGCTGTTGATAAAGATCCTTATGAGGCCGTATTAAAAGCAGCCTATATTGAAGAAATGGCCGAAATTTATTATCACGCATTACTTATTAATGATGGTAAAGATCCTGGCGGTTTTCCACCCGAAGAGTTGCAAAGTTGGGCGTATCCTGCACAAATTAAATTTAAACACTAA
- a CDS encoding BglG family transcription antiterminator: protein MVVDKRIHTVLNALIQNPSVSGVELQAEFGLTRKQLSYTFKKINDFLESSNLELIKRFKTGKFSVPKHVIETFRDEPVSKAIGRYIYSEDERVHLLLFFLLTRTERFSLIHLSSALTVSQNTVINDIKKVQLMIVQYHLQISYDRENGYRIIGNEIDKRYLLLKLIRRIISMPVADKIFKENDIITQGGLEQVGQVFSEIEKKLKIIFTDEQLQELTYFICFMLQRIETDKKIEHLPENYAEVANSRDFQLMKKLIEKFGITDLNEQIFLTILVQSSNIQTLSDKYFHLDTVLLESAVDVINNFEQISCITFKDKSELIERIYQHWKPAYYRIRYHITNINSVYDIVLQEFGHLHEMVRKAIAPFEKILHCNMPDEEVAFITVLFGGWLTREGLINQIKTKKIAIVVCENSATVSTYLYLTLQVLLPELHFSDAMSKREFEKYNHYYDIVFSTSYLSTDKLLFIVNPSVNNFHKNAFRNQVIGTLQGIDPSIIQVEELMLIIEKFSNIKERKALQKKLTAYLYNDEVNDNPLRITQQEIPSLADLMQPEHINIAQSADISWQDALELAAKPLLSNQSIERYYLERMVNKIQFEQPYIMLVDGLIIAHAGIDDGVNKVAMSLLKLPKKIDICGYMHADLIVVLATNNPQKHLKALAQLNELLELHEGAANIRKANNNHEIWKLFANYQ from the coding sequence ATGGTTGTTGATAAGAGAATTCATACTGTTCTAAATGCCTTGATTCAAAATCCCAGTGTCAGTGGCGTAGAACTTCAAGCTGAATTTGGGTTAACACGCAAACAACTTAGTTATACATTTAAGAAAATTAATGATTTCCTTGAGTCTTCTAATCTTGAATTAATTAAACGTTTTAAAACAGGAAAATTTAGTGTACCAAAACATGTCATTGAAACATTTAGAGATGAACCTGTTTCAAAGGCTATCGGACGTTATATATATTCAGAAGATGAGCGAGTCCATTTGCTTTTGTTCTTTTTATTAACCCGAACCGAAAGATTTTCATTAATACATTTATCTTCAGCGCTGACTGTTAGCCAAAATACTGTTATTAATGATATTAAAAAAGTACAACTCATGATAGTGCAATATCATCTACAAATAAGTTATGACCGTGAAAATGGTTACAGAATTATTGGTAACGAAATTGACAAGCGGTATTTATTGCTGAAATTGATTCGTAGAATTATCAGTATGCCAGTCGCGGATAAAATATTTAAAGAAAACGATATTATTACCCAAGGTGGATTAGAACAAGTAGGGCAAGTATTTAGTGAAATAGAGAAAAAATTAAAAATTATTTTTACCGATGAGCAGTTACAAGAACTGACTTACTTTATCTGTTTTATGTTACAGCGCATTGAAACCGATAAAAAAATTGAGCACTTACCTGAAAATTATGCTGAAGTTGCCAATAGTCGTGATTTTCAATTGATGAAAAAGTTGATTGAAAAATTTGGTATTACCGATCTTAATGAGCAAATTTTTTTAACGATTCTTGTGCAAAGTTCAAATATCCAAACTTTATCAGACAAATATTTCCATTTAGATACAGTATTATTGGAAAGTGCGGTTGATGTTATTAATAATTTTGAGCAGATTAGTTGTATTACTTTTAAGGATAAAAGTGAACTCATTGAACGCATCTATCAACATTGGAAACCCGCCTATTATCGAATTCGTTATCATATTACCAATATTAATAGTGTCTATGACATAGTATTACAAGAGTTTGGTCATTTACATGAAATGGTACGAAAAGCCATTGCACCGTTTGAAAAAATTTTACATTGTAATATGCCTGATGAAGAAGTCGCTTTTATAACCGTTTTATTTGGCGGTTGGTTAACTCGTGAAGGTTTGATAAATCAAATCAAAACAAAAAAAATTGCGATTGTTGTCTGTGAAAATAGTGCAACTGTTTCAACTTATCTTTATTTAACTTTGCAGGTCTTACTACCCGAATTGCATTTTTCCGATGCGATGTCTAAACGTGAGTTTGAAAAATATAATCATTATTACGATATTGTGTTTTCAACATCCTATTTATCGACGGATAAACTTTTATTTATTGTTAATCCATCCGTTAATAATTTTCATAAAAATGCTTTTCGTAATCAGGTGATTGGCACTTTACAAGGAATTGATCCAAGCATAATTCAAGTTGAAGAACTGATGTTAATTATTGAAAAGTTCAGTAATATAAAAGAGAGAAAAGCCTTACAAAAAAAGTTAACCGCATATCTGTATAACGATGAAGTAAATGACAACCCTTTACGTATCACTCAACAGGAAATTCCATCACTTGCCGATTTAATGCAACCAGAACATATCAATATTGCGCAATCAGCCGATATTTCATGGCAGGACGCACTTGAATTAGCTGCAAAACCACTTCTAAGTAATCAATCCATAGAGCGTTATTATCTTGAAAGAATGGTTAACAAAATTCAATTTGAACAACCTTATATTATGTTAGTTGATGGTTTAATCATTGCTCATGCTGGTATTGATGATGGTGTTAATAAAGTTGCGATGTCTTTACTTAAACTTCCTAAAAAAATTGATATTTGTGGTTACATGCATGCCGATTTAATCGTTGTTCTTGCTACCAATAATCCACAAAAACATCTTAAAGCTTTAGCTCAATTAAATGAATTATTAGAGCTTCATGAAGGAGCTGCAAATATACGAAAAGCAAACAATAACCACGAAATTTGGAAATTGTTTGCAAACTATCAATGA
- the dhaL gene encoding dihydroxyacetone kinase subunit DhaL — MNLLQVRKMMLFTAQKMVESEPELTALDQIVGDGDHGIGMKRGFSSIIELLQDEKFQPTDIGDFFIKIGTKLMTSMGGASGAIFGTLFRTGGKSIAGTMELNSEVFAKFLNDGWQGVYQRGNAEPGDKTMVDALAAGTKSANELTTLPLNEALPIIAKSAMEGAEKTKQMVAVFGRAKNLGDRTIGHMDPGAVSMAFILKYMNDYIHMQ; from the coding sequence ATGAATTTATTACAAGTACGTAAAATGATGTTATTTACCGCTCAAAAAATGGTCGAAAGCGAACCCGAATTAACAGCGTTAGATCAGATTGTTGGTGATGGTGATCATGGAATTGGGATGAAACGAGGATTTTCATCTATTATTGAGTTGCTACAAGATGAAAAATTTCAACCGACTGATATAGGTGATTTTTTTATTAAGATTGGCACAAAATTAATGACCAGTATGGGTGGTGCTTCTGGCGCTATATTTGGAACATTATTTAGAACTGGCGGAAAAAGTATTGCTGGCACAATGGAATTGAATTCTGAAGTCTTCGCAAAATTTCTTAATGACGGTTGGCAAGGGGTATATCAACGCGGTAATGCAGAGCCCGGCGATAAAACGATGGTCGATGCATTAGCTGCCGGGACAAAATCAGCCAATGAATTAACCACGCTTCCACTCAATGAAGCATTGCCAATAATTGCTAAATCAGCGATGGAAGGTGCAGAAAAAACCAAACAAATGGTTGCAGTATTTGGGCGTGCCAAAAATTTAGGTGATCGGACTATTGGACATATGGATCCTGGTGCGGTTTCAATGGCATTTATTTTAAAATACATGAATGACTATATTCATATGCAATAA